One genomic window of Solanum dulcamara chromosome 12, daSolDulc1.2, whole genome shotgun sequence includes the following:
- the LOC129876850 gene encoding RING-H2 finger protein ATL70-like, translating to MNNTTTISDPNSGTGWFFGSEQIRGFNYAIGVSATIVLLFAIITITSYFCTRNQIPVQRNLNRDENNNCVVEMGIDEATLLSYPKLLYSVAKDSSTTSTCCSICLADYKDNDMLRLLQDCGHLFHLKCVDPWLMLNPSCPICRTSPLPTPQSTPLAEVVPLASRLSTLMLQ from the coding sequence ATGAATAACACCACCACCATCTCCGATCCAAATTCCGGCACCGGCTGGTTCTTCGGATCGGAACAAATCCGAGGATTCAACTACGCCATTGGTGTTTCTGCTACCATTGTTCTATTGTTTGCAATCATTACAATAACTTCATATTTTTGTACTCGAAATCAAATACCAGTACAAAGAAACTTAAATcgcgatgaaaataataattgtgtGGTGGAAATGGGGATTGATGAGGCAACACTTTTGAGTTATCCTAAGTTGTTATATTCAGTAGCTAAGGACTCATCAACAACTAGTACTTGTTGTTCAATATGTTTAGCAGATTACAAGGATAATGACATGCTAAGGTTGTTGCAAGATTGTGGACATTTGTTTCATTTGAAGTGTGTGGATCCTTGGCTTATGTTGAATCCAAGTTGTCCAATTTGTAGAACATCTCCCTTGCCAACACCACAATCTACTCCTTTGGCTGAGGTTGTTCCTTTGGCTTCTAGACTTTCCACCTTGATGTTGCAGTAA
- the LOC129877198 gene encoding RING-H2 finger protein ATL70-like — MNNTTTISDPNSGTDGFLGSGHIGGFGYGIGVSVGILLLITTITLTSYFCTRNQTLELPPPRRRHRINRGTLQHDHNHDGQDNNNNNCIIDIIGIDETTLLSYPKLLYSEAKVNHKDTTASCCSICLADYKNKDMLRLLPHCEHLFHLKCVDPWLMLNPSCPVCRTSPLPTPQSTPLAEVVPLATRPLG; from the coding sequence ATGAATAACACCACCACCATCTCCGATCCAAATTCCGGCACCGACGGCTTCCTCGGATCGGGTCATATCGGAGGATTTGGGTACGGAATCGGTGTCTCAGTAGGTATTCTTCTTTTAATTACAACTATAACCCTCACATCATATTTTTGTACTCGAAATCAAACATTAGAGTTACCACCACCAAGAAGAAGGCATAGAATTAATCGAGGTACGCTACAACATGATCATAATCATGATGGTcaagacaacaacaacaacaattgtATAATTGATATTATTGGGATCGACGAGACAACTCTTTTAAGTTATCCTAAGTTGTTGTACTCTGAAGCTAAGGTAAATCATAAGGACACAACAGCTAGTTGTTGTTCAATATGTTTAGCTGATTATAAGAATAAAGATATGTTGAGATTATTGCCACATTGTGAACATTTGTTTCATTTGAAATGTGTGGATCCTTGGCTTATGTTGAATCCAAGTTGTCCTGTTTGTAGAACATCTCCTTTGCCAACACCACAATCTACTCCTTTAGCTGAGGTTGTTCCTTTGGCAACTAGACCTTTGGGATGA